One Nitrospira sp. genomic region harbors:
- a CDS encoding IS5 family transposase — protein MQQQTFAEVTFEPYRKPTRREQFLDEMNRVVPWADLVAAIEPVYPKAEGPGRPPVGVERMLRLHCLQQWFNLSDPAVEEALDDSRAMRQFVGIDLGREPVPDETTICKFRHLLEAHQLGERLFARIGAYLATHGIKVSRGTIVDATIISAPSSTKNRQKARDPEMHQTKKGNQWYFGMKAHIGVDSQTKLIHSVAATAANVHDSQGLPKLLHGQETRVGGDAAYSGQRDVIRHHAPRAKSFVQTKAHRHRPLSETERARNRTKSKVRAKVEHAFLVIKQIFGWANVRYRGLAKNTHWLFISCGLANLYVTRRQLLAEAS, from the coding sequence ATGCAACAGCAGACATTTGCCGAGGTCACGTTTGAACCGTATCGCAAGCCCACTCGCCGCGAGCAGTTCCTGGATGAAATGAACCGTGTCGTGCCGTGGGCGGACCTGGTGGCGGCCATTGAGCCGGTCTATCCCAAGGCCGAAGGCCCCGGGCGGCCACCGGTGGGCGTCGAGCGCATGCTGCGCCTCCATTGTCTGCAACAGTGGTTCAACCTGTCGGATCCGGCCGTGGAAGAGGCGCTGGACGACTCACGGGCGATGCGGCAGTTCGTGGGCATTGATCTGGGCCGCGAGCCCGTGCCCGATGAAACGACGATCTGCAAGTTTCGGCATCTCTTGGAAGCCCACCAACTGGGCGAGCGGCTCTTTGCACGGATCGGCGCGTATCTGGCAACCCACGGCATAAAAGTCAGTCGCGGGACCATCGTGGATGCCACCATCATCAGTGCGCCCAGTTCAACCAAGAATCGCCAGAAGGCGCGGGATCCGGAGATGCATCAGACGAAGAAGGGCAATCAGTGGTACTTCGGCATGAAAGCGCATATCGGTGTGGACAGCCAGACCAAGCTGATTCATTCAGTGGCCGCGACTGCCGCGAATGTGCATGACAGCCAGGGGTTACCGAAGTTGCTGCATGGACAGGAGACGCGGGTGGGGGGCGATGCCGCGTATAGCGGGCAGCGCGACGTGATTCGACACCACGCCCCCAGGGCTAAGAGCTTTGTGCAGACTAAAGCGCATCGCCATCGGCCCCTGAGTGAGACCGAGCGGGCCCGGAACCGCACGAAGTCGAAGGTGCGGGCGAAAGTCGAACATGCGTTCTTGGTGATCAAGCAGATCTTCGGGTGGGCCAACGTCCGCTACCGGGGGTTGGCGAAGAACACCCACTGGCTGTTCATCAGTTGCGGCTTGGCGAATCTCTATGTGACGCGCCGGCAGCTGCTGGCGGAAGCCTCGTGA